In Cupriavidus basilensis, the following proteins share a genomic window:
- a CDS encoding type II toxin-antitoxin system YhaV family toxin, with amino-acid sequence MSASQPAPLIINGWTVFAHPLFLAQLEGLTRQVEALKQRDPTGYVKKNASKRLAAITRLAFEVIAQDPARPEYRQRGTLGDDHKHWFRAKFFQQYRLFFRYHAQSRVIVFAWVNDEDTKRACESSDDAYRVFRKMLESGHPPDDWNQLLAEARAEDLRLQRMAAGAAQVQP; translated from the coding sequence ATGAGCGCGAGTCAGCCTGCGCCTTTGATCATCAACGGTTGGACTGTTTTCGCCCATCCGCTGTTTCTCGCTCAACTTGAGGGGCTGACCCGACAAGTCGAAGCGCTCAAGCAAAGAGACCCAACCGGCTACGTGAAGAAGAACGCCAGCAAACGGCTGGCGGCGATCACCAGGCTGGCGTTCGAGGTGATCGCGCAGGACCCGGCACGGCCGGAATACCGGCAGCGCGGCACTCTCGGCGACGATCACAAACATTGGTTCCGGGCCAAGTTCTTTCAACAGTACCGGCTGTTCTTTCGCTACCACGCGCAAAGCAGGGTAATCGTATTTGCCTGGGTCAACGATGAAGACACCAAGCGCGCCTGCGAGAGCAGCGACGACGCCTACCGCGTATTCCGCAAGATGCTGGAAAGCGGCCACCCTCCAGACGACTGGAATCAGCTACTGGCCGAGGCGCGCGCGGAAGACCTGCGCTTGCAGCGGATGGCTGCGGGAGCAGCGCAGGTACAGCCTTGA
- a CDS encoding XapX domain-containing protein yields MKLYIVSLGAGILVGIIYALLQVRSPAPPVVALIGLLGMLIGEQVVPPIKRMLAGEPVTAAWFHAECVPKITGTPPPATLVAARDGIPPAPRGTTDSR; encoded by the coding sequence ATGAAGCTCTATATCGTTTCGCTTGGCGCCGGCATCCTCGTCGGCATCATCTACGCCCTGCTGCAGGTCCGCTCGCCCGCTCCGCCCGTGGTCGCGTTGATCGGGCTGCTCGGCATGCTGATCGGCGAGCAGGTCGTGCCGCCGATCAAGCGCATGCTGGCAGGCGAGCCCGTCACCGCCGCCTGGTTCCACGCCGAGTGCGTACCCAAGATCACCGGCACACCGCCGCCGGCAACCTTGGTCGCGGCCCGCGACGGCATACCACCAGCGCCGCGCGGCACCACTGATTCGCGCTGA
- a CDS encoding type II toxin-antitoxin system PrlF family antitoxin codes for MAATLEVESTLTDRYQTTVPETVRRALRLGKRDKIHYTIRPGGEVVLTRAEAPEGDDPVLGNFLSFLVRDIASHPERLQAVDASFVRRIQSLVGGIEVDLDAALSADDE; via the coding sequence ATGGCTGCCACCCTTGAAGTCGAATCCACGCTGACCGACCGCTATCAGACCACCGTGCCGGAAACCGTGCGCCGCGCCCTGCGGCTGGGCAAGCGCGACAAGATCCACTACACGATCCGCCCCGGCGGCGAAGTCGTGCTGACGCGCGCCGAGGCCCCCGAGGGGGACGATCCGGTGCTGGGCAACTTCCTGAGTTTCCTGGTCCGCGACATCGCCAGCCATCCAGAGCGCCTGCAGGCCGTCGATGCCAGTTTCGTGCGGCGCATCCAGTCGCTGGTCGGTGGCATCGAAGTGGATCTTGATGCCGCCCTTTCGGCTGACGATGAATGA